The Peromyscus leucopus breed LL Stock chromosome 4, UCI_PerLeu_2.1, whole genome shotgun sequence genome segment ACAAGGCTGGTTCATAAGTGCTCTTGTGTGGAAAAAACTCACCAATTGGGAAATGAAGATGGGGAAAACTTGGCGGTGCCTTCCTCAACCATAGGATCTACTCATGCCTGTATGGCACACTACCCGTGGATGGTGTGTTTGAGTATCATTGTCCTTTGTATTTGTGATATATCTCTCGCTTTCAATTTGATTTGcaattaagttatttatttgattatatgTGTAATGTTAAGGTTCTAATAATATGTGTTATTGGTGAGAGAAAACAAAGTTTGCATTTTTGGgggaattttatttttcctgtttactAAACACAGAtccttttttcatacaatgtaatgTGAATACcgttttctctccctccactcttcccagttcctccctcatGCATGGGTcttcaccaggtcctctgcatatatgctatggcTTTCAGTTAGCACTTTCATGGGACCCCTGAATGtgtaaatgagtgggtctcttaATCATGTGCCTTTTCTTAtgactctttttttgttgttattttgtcttgTCTAAATTTGATATGATGGCTTTCATTTCATCTTactatattttgtttgttatgttttgttatctcctagaagcctgttcttttccaatgagagacagaaagggagtagatctggatggGAAAATTTTTGCCATTTTAAGGTGTCCCTCAAACTCCTATTTTCAAGAGATACAAATTTAGCTTTATTACACAAATATGACTAAACAGTAAACAGTTGCGTTTTACATTTTGTCAAAAGCCTCGGTtacatgacattttattttagcatGGAGACGTAGCTCCAGACCCTTGGACAGGCTGAGGCAAGGTTTCTGTGTCATTGTGTCTCTGCTGCACCTGCAAGGACTTTAAGGCTTCTACAGATTCCCATTTGTACTCTACTAAATCATAAGCGAGTGACTGACATTTAGACATTTGCAGATATCTAAGTTGAAGGACATCTGAAAGGAACTCTTATCataaattaaaccagcctataaaTGTGGTGAACTATGAACTATGTTATTAACGCCTTCACCGgaagcaggggttctcaaccttcctaacgctatAGCTCTTTAATACCGtgcctcatgttgtagtgacccccaactgtAAGAAGACTTTGTTGCTATGccgtaactgtgattttgctactgttatgaatcataatgtaaatatttttggtgacagaggtttgtcagaggagtcatgacccacaggttgaggataCTTAGAGTACTTTAGATTCTATAGTATTTATTGAGGTCAGAGAAAAACCTGATAACTGGAGAAATGTTTTTTCTTATACCAAACACAGGAGTTAAAGCATACCTGTGGTTTCCTTGTGAGATATGTGTTCCCCAGTCATGGTAAACTTCATAAGAAATCCtaactttaatattttcattaacacTTATTACCAAAATCTTACAGTTTTATCAGGTAAGCGTTTGCAACTTAACAAAATAGACAATGTACACACATATTGTAAGCGAGttttacagctctggagggaaaggaatTGTGACTTATCTGGAAGCCAGGCTATACCTAGAGCCACAATAGGACAGATCTGGAGGGGGAGCCATAAcaggacagctcagctctggagggagaggtatcctgacttgtccaGAAGCCAGGTGATACCTGAAGCTGGGGtatggtgggggatggtctccccacaggatgtAGCAatcctgctcttctagagaaagCCTTTACAGCGGAGCTTCACTCTGCCCTCCTTAAGGGgtcttcccagcagagctctgctgatTCTCTCAggcccaagatgttgcttcttgtgcttcactctgctaaaggggaaacccctgcagaaatgcaACAATCTCCCTAAGGGGACGTCTCAGCAAGGTTTCTTTctgctcagtcccctaagggacatcttagcaaggttcttctgttctgtgCTGGCAAATGGAGGTCTTCACTcaagactcttttgagaaaggaATTATGTggaaaggaggagtccaggagagcggctgcctctgccagagtgGGAAAGCACAGCCCACAACTGAACAGGCTGAAGGgtttatatagggcttcttagggggtagagtttctccagggagattttctgctcagggattggttagttttcctgctcagggattggttagtttcgTTGGTCAGGAACAGAGATGGCTCTTTCACTGGTCCTTTTTAGCCTTTTAGCTCTAATTTTCTTTTGGctcatatttctttcactgtctctgattctagggacaaagtgtgtttctttggcactggtttcagggTCAAGGCATGTTTCTTGGGTTCTGTGTTCAgacataaaatgtttcttttattggcTCAAGTCTGAGATCCAGGATGTGTTTCTTTTACTAGCTCTGGTTTCCATGCccgggtgggtttctttggctggtcCCCTTTTCCCTATATATATCAATTTGAGAGCTttgaagaaaagtaatcaatttTGTGTTCTTTCCATCAAGTTTATAACATTTGTTAAGCCCCATCTAACCACATTCTTCAAAACTCATGAGTACTAATAATTCAAGAAAGATGAGTGAGCctctagaattttaaaattatattctgtgTTTTAATAGTCTGAAAATGATATGAGAGAGCTAAGCAAAGGACTTGGTGACTTAAAACAATCCGTGCAACTTAGTTTGGAGACGCAGAAAAAGCAAAATAGCTGCGTAGAAGAACTAGCTGGGTAAGATGCTAATCTTCCAGATAATTTTGGTGATTTAACTCTAATCTTAGTAATGTCCGAATAAAAATTCACTTTACACTTAGttgttaacatttaaaaaacagtattttaagaTGTACTCAAGAAACTCAtccagaaactttttttaaagacaatgtttTGCAATATTAGGCCAACCTGGCTTCAAATTGTGATTCCCCCTGCtgcagccttccaagtgctgaatatatccatatatacattatatattatgtatgtatttcaacaacaaaaccagatgtTTTTGaatagcaaaataataaaaatattctgtgtaTTCTTCAAGGCTTTTGACAACAAATGGAGCATTACCTTTGGCATGGAGAGGCAACTGCATTCTACTTCATGTGCCATAAGTGTTTATTCTTATATGATTTTTCACTCCTCAATTCCTTCTGTATTTCATTGTCTTCAGGATTAAAGAACTTTATACATAGACTCCATCACTTCTAACAATGTCATATTATCTAGATTGAGTTTATTTCCTTTCTgcatcttttcttttataatgtatGGAACATATGAGGGAGACGAACACTTTACTGTTGGTGTCTTCCATACATGCACAAAGTACACATGTtattaaatatttgcatatatctgaatattgatattttaagaaaaaacagtAGTTTCCTTGAATAGAGCCATGGCATTGGTTAGGTATAGAATGATCCAGATGTTTGTATAGTCCTGCATTGTCGCTGGTGAGAATTAGTCCCAGAATCCCTTTAACACTCCAAAACCCATGGTTACACAAGTTCCTAATAAACAGTGGTGTGGTCTAGACAAATTTATTTCCTGGTAATCACATATGATTGTTTTTCACCTTGAGGTATTATGATACTATTTGTAAATcccattacttttatttttctcatgttcaaaaagtttttttgaaattaaaatattattacatcatttcccccttccctttcctccctccaaaccccttCCATGTAGCAATACTCCCATGTTTTTCCAAATCAATAGCTTGTTTTTCtaatattatttgtgtatgtatgtgtgtactgatcattctattttcttttttacatttgaactacttattctttgagaatttcatgcatttttatttaatcatatttACCCCTAGAGTATAATTTATAAATGTGACTATTAGGAGTCTTtaaagtttctattttcttatgtcAACTAAATAGTTTACCCTGTGtacaaacaatttaaaatctgtttgatcattaaatttttattgttttataaggtactatttttaaaagagcatGTTCCtgattaaattcattttaaacagTGATGTAGCACATGTTTTCATCACCCTCAGTCACTTTTAACTAACTATGGTGACTTAAAAATCATAATCaaatattgcatgtgtgtgtgtgtgtgtgtgtgtgtgtgtgtgtgtgtatttcttgatAAATTCTTgtgtataatttttcttttccttttcacattTTGAACTGACCTCTGGTGACAGATGATAATGacttaattttttatatgtacatactGATTTGAATAACTGTTATGTAATTACCAAACAAAATATACTTATTCCCTTCATATTATTTGCATATGATTATTATTAGAATTATTTGAGGAAAAATCAGCTACAAATAAGTAAGAGGAGAATAATTTATAGATGTCttttatttcatgataaaacaTAGTATTATAAGTATTTACTATTAACAGTTAGTGTTAACATACATTGATTCATTACATTTTGCAGAATTGTGAAACCCTTtaagataataaatcataaatgtgAAATTGGAGAGTGTGGTTCTCACAGAGATTTTGAAACCTGCCAATTTGGAAGGAGGACTCCAGTTTCAATGCAGCAATACTCAGTAAGATTTAATAAGTCTGGGGACTGGAATTCATTTAATTGGTAAAAATATAAGTCTTTCAGTACTTTGAGCAGTGAAATGAATACTTTTGGTAGAGTGAGAGACTTGGTATCATaggaaaagtttttctttttgtattgaaACTATATGCTTTGATTCTCCTGTAACTTGATACTTCACAAGAGTTTAAAGGAAAGCAATATATGAACCTAAGTTAtgaccataaaagtatttttgtaaCAATTTATTGAAACATAATCACTGTCCATGAAATGCAATCACTTCGATTATAAAATTCAATGTTTTCAGTATATTTATGTCTCTCTGTCATAACCATAATTTTATAATCATGGttattctcaaaataaattcCATCCTTTTCATCCATCATGTAACCCTCCTTCCACTGCTCATTCTTGGGGAGACATCAAGCTATGTTTTCTCTACAGATGTGTCTCTTCTGGACATTTCAAATAAATAGCTCCTTTCtatattagctttttttttttttttaacttaacatGATGTTTCCAAGGTCCATTCCTGTTGTAGCTGGTGTTTGCATTTGGCTTCTTATTATTGCTAATGTTCTTTTGTATCTATACAACATGCATCTTATTTATGGATCCATTAGTTGGTATTTCCACTTACAGTATATTAGTAATCCTGCTGTggacatgaatgcacacatgcacatgttttcctttctcttgaatGAATACTTAGTGGGAAAATTGTTGAGTCATGTGATAATATTGTATAAACCTTTGAGGAGCTGTGAGTGCCAGGCTATTTCCCAACCAGGATGCAGTTGAGGCAGATGGGGTTACCATCTCATCCCGTCCAGTTTGTGCTTTGCTGATCTCAACATATGATTTTCAGTTGAATTTATAAGGACaatctgttatttttcttttcttcattgaaaTCTTTGCTCCCTCATCCAgaacttctcttcttttttttttttcacttcactTTCCATCATATCTTTGTTACAGGATCTGCTGATTTGGTCTGCAGTTTGTTACACTGTGGTTGACTAACTCATTACAATGTTTACAGCTTACATGATTTCCTAGGTAGGAAAGGGAAGATTACCCTCAGAAGCCAGCTTCTCCTATTAAAGTCAAACTGATCTTGGAATTCACAGTAAGGTCTTGTTCCTGCATATAACACTGAAGCTATCCATTTATACTGTGCTGAACATACATCCTAAAAATGATACTTCCCTGCTGTTTCACTTgcctttaatttaaaacatttatatagatacacacatgcacatgcatgtgcgtgcacacacatatatacacacacatgcataactTTTACAGAATTTCTAGAATAAATATTTCAATCCctccaagcaaaaaaaaaaattcagccagataacatttaaaaattcagcaGTGTCTAAacaatttctgaaagaaaaatgattaaaatatagtAATTGTAATAAAAGAATCTATATAAGGTTAGATCTATCACACCTTACTCAAAGTTAGTTCATTCTGAGAATTAATTGCTGAAAGCAGATTAGGTGTCTGAATTTGGTTATGTTATCTAGTATTTCtcggtttttgtttctttgttttctactaTAGTACTTTAAGTCATGATTCCCATTATTTTCCACATCCTaattagtgtggtgatattgttccccaatatattgtacatcctaataaacttatctggggtcagagaacagaacagccactagatatagaggccagaaaatggtggtacacatgcttttaatcctagcattccagaggcagaaatccatctggatctctgagttcaaagccacactggaaaatgccaggcatggtgacacacgtctttaatcccaggaagtgatggcaggaagcagaaaggtatataaggtgtgaggaccaggaactagagctggttaagtttttaggcttttgagcagcagttcagctgagatccattcggatgaggactcagaggcttccagtttgaggaaatgagatcagctgaaaTTGTGATGAGGTtagctgttggtttgtttttttttcagcttcaatactgctcagtttgtttttattaataagaccttttaagattcatactacaaaTTAGAGATAATATTCTGGCAAATTGTTACTTAAAAAATTTCAATTGAAAAGTTGGGCATAACTTcttatatatcttctttttttgctGTTTCTCATGACAGTGTTTGCATCATTAATTAATTTACACACAGTGACCTCTTTAAAGGAGAGTAACTTTTAAGATGTGACTTAggttttgttattatttcctATTCAAAACaactgtcttttatttttgatttttaaaagacttgtttATTTGTGCATTTTATATATTCAGGTGCTTTGTCGGCATATGTGTCTGggcactagagatggttgtgagagTCCATGTGGGCACCAGGAATGACTCAGACTTTGGAGACAGGCAGTGCTCTtcactcctgagccatctttccaactcctgtctttatttttatctttagtgGCATAGAcaacatagttttctttttcttttttcagtatcTTGTTTGAGAAGAGTCTAGGAATGAAAGATTGtttctgatccccctgcttcagttGGGGCAGCTTTACAACTTGGAAGGGTGCAGAATCATTTGGAGCAATGCTCTGTCCTGTGTGTAGTACCTTCTGTAGATGCTGCTGCTGATAGCCTAACTGGAACAAGCAGCTCTACTGGGAAGTATAGGCTTTCTCCTGATGTCTTACAACATAGCCCTGAGTTCAAGGGGTCAATGCTGTGAAACAGAGGTTTTGTCTAACCTAGTGTTGCCAGTCACCTGACTTCATTCTCGCCTTTTTGATGTTTGGCCTACATTCTATTTTCTTATCTAATGAAAATCAAACAATTAAAACCCACACACCCAGATCTCTAGTCATACTGTTTTATAGTCTCCccacttgaaaattaaaattattttaattaataagagcCACAAGGCtcattaactgctgagccatctctccagccctgatgttAAGATCTTATCAAAATGAGCTGGCTCAACcatcctccagaggacctgagttcagttcctagaacccactttGGGTAGCTCAAAatacctgtaactctggctccagggtaTCCAGCACCTCCTTCTGGCTCCAAGGACACCATCTGTCTTTCCCACATaacacaaagataaaaattttaaaccatcTTACCATTCAATATGAGGTTGTAGTGCCTGTGTCATGGTTCCTAGATTATAATACCTTCATGTATAGTTTCCCTCCATATAGAGACTTCACATGAAGTGATACCATTTGCAATTCACCTGCTCAACTATCTGCTCACTTGCCCTCCCTACCATTCCAAACAGAACAGTGCAAGGCTATAAGAAGGGACAGTGCAGGCTGAGGTCACGCTGAGAAATTAGCCCTCAATATTGAGATCATTCTTTGCGGCTCTCTGCTATGCACTAGACcctctatttcttcctttacctAAGAAACAGACTGTGTCTGAGcaactgaattatttttttcatcttgttttttagCTAGGTTCTGTTGCCTCTTTCAATAATATCGTGCTGTGGAATGCCATtctatatgctgtggatatgtgttgcactgattggttgataaataaaatggtgattggccagtagtcaggcaggaagtataggtaggataagcagacaaggagaattctgggaagaggaaggctgaatcaggagtcaccagccagacacagaaggaagtaagatgacaaggcagaactgagaaaatgtaccaagccatgcggctaaacatagataagaattatgggttaatttaagtgtaagagctagtcagtaataagcctgagctaatggccatacagttcgtaattaacataagcttctgtgtgtttatttgagtctgagcagctgtgggcctgggtgggactggagaaaactttagctataatattgttttttttttctctctctattttaaCACAATCTTCAGTGAAATAAAAGTCCatcactttacacctctttttcattcctccctcccctcccagcaACCCTACCTCAAACCCGTCTGATCTCCTTTTAAGTTGATAGCATCTTCTTCACTgctattgttacatacatatatgtattttgtatgtatgtatgtgtttgtgcaaaTTTATATTGGTCTCCCTTCACTCAAGTGAGCAAACAGCTACCATATTTCTTCTAAGAGCTTTGAATCTCCTTGGAATTCTATTGGAACTCATGCCATTCTAAAAGGAACTTTCAGAAATCCTTTTGAGATGAACTCATCATCTTGGATTCCCATTTAGGCCAACTATGAAAATGTTTTAGACCAGGACCCTAAGGTTCACCAGAAAATTTGTGACCTTGCCTTAGAATTTTCTGAATTCTTACATCCATGGTCCTTTTACGAGTGTGGATTCCCAGTGGCATCTGGGTTTGATCTCATTAGAAGTCATTCACactgccatatttttttttttaaacaatttgtaCATGGGTAGTGTAAAAACTAGAAACCAGTATTTGCACACAGTAAATGTTGACTCTTCTGTGTTACATGGATTTTTAACTTGTGTATCAAGTAAATTTAATATTCAGCTGTTAGGTAGCTTCCTCTAAGCTTCATTACCTTTATAATTTCCAGTCAGTCTCTTTGTGGTCCATGAGCTCCCCCTAGCAATAACTTTGGATCTTTTGTggctctttcttttaaagatacaGAACATATCACATTTAAAGGCTGAAGATGTGGCTCATGTGTTAGAGCATGTACCTAACAAATGGAAAGATCTGGTTTTGATGACCAAGTGCCTCACATGCAAACAATTGTGCAAGTCAAATTTTGTGCTGGCATAATACAATTGATACTGATGAAGACTTGAGATTCTAGTATCACTTAATTActgtatatttgtattttctctgaCTCATTGACTTAAAACTACAGTCATCAAACACCTGCATTAGCTGAGTACAATTGTTTttgacattgttttgttttgcttttaatgtttCAGGCACAAACAACAACTAAACCATACTCAGAATTCTTGAGAGTCACACAGCTTCAACAATAAATGTGATGGAAACCAAAATTAGAAGCCTTAAATCTACACTCTCTAAATTGAAAGTTAGCAGAGCATTAAGTGCATTGGAACTGGAACGATATAAGTACCTCTATCACGAAGAGTTAAGCATTAGAAAATCATTTCAATATTACCTAAACAAGTAAGGaaaacacatatatgtagaaaGCCCAATAAGTTTGTTAATTTGtctctaaaattaatttttagcaAAGAACTATTTGTGAAATTCCTATAAGGAATGTTTTGACAAAGTGAAAGTTAGTTGAGCAATATAATTTTGGGAAATAATATTATTAcataaacttaattttaaatgatCATTCTTGCAGattatattttctgctttttattacacATGATAGTTTCATATACTTAGTCAAATCAGGTATATATTCACCTGTGTATTTTTGAGACTTTCTAATTAAGACAATGATAGTTACATAAAACTTTGTAAGCATTATCGTAAAACTAAATATTGAATGTTGACCTATCTTTAAGATAGTATAGCTTAAAACCAAGGATACAAGCACCACCACCCCTCCTTCCCCAGGGATATTCTGGCAGTTGGcagataattttctttgttgtgaaCTTTGATAGTACACTAACTAGGGGAGCCAGGAGACAAACTGTTCTTTCGAGTTTCTATACTCTTCACAAAGACATTCTGTGGTATAGGGAAAGACTAATATGGGGGGAAGGTGCCAAAGAAAGCCTAGATcagaaacaatgtttaaaaattgttGAGTGTGAAGATATTGGAAGCTATATTGGCAATTTCCACTGTGCTGCCTTGGTGTTGAGGAAATGATGTCACAGTGTCTTAagcttctttggttctttttcatTAACAGCCCCACATCACATTCTCCCTGGAGTTTGTTGTGAATTATACCCCAGTGCCAAATGTTTAATTATACTCAACTAATACATGAGGTGCACATAAGggaaagaaaatcttttcaaATCATGTCAAAAGGTGATATTTGTAAAATCTACTAACCGGTTTACAAATATCGTATGACCTCTTCTTGGAAGGCATGAGGACTGCAGTGATGACACACAGATGACCATTCTACTCATCCCAGCTTTGTGGGGCAGTGAGTGGAACTGGGGTAGCTTACAGGAGCTTGGGTGAACTCTTACTCACAGTAACATGGGGAACTTACAGGGAGCTACAGCAACCacaaaaaaagattctttctctttgTGCAATGATTAATCGTCTATACATTCTCACGGAGAAGTAAGGACTCATGAGGCTCCAACTCCATATGAAAATAAGGGGCCCGGTGTGTCAGCAATTCTGGTGCAGATAATTACATCTGCTAAGAGTTTAAGAGGGCAAAAGCCATATCTTGTCCAAAGGACAGAGTGGTATAATAGTGAAATCCACATATTCCTAGATATTTCATTTTAGTTTGTCAAGTGAATATGTTTAAGCATAACATCATGATGTTATAACAAATTTTCATGTAATAAATCCCTTTAATCAAGAAAGTGAACATCCAGGACCTTATGTTactctttacatattttattacatatttcaataacatcatgaagaacattataaacatattttagtCTTATTGGTCATGATGTGCATCATTGATAGCTGTACCTATCCCTCCTTCTTTAAAAATCTAGTTTCGTATTTGGAATACCTCTAGAATCACATGAACTATCTTTGGGAAAATTTCATGCTCACAAATGCATACAGTTGGTACACACAGAAGCACTTTCACTGTTAGCATGGCATTTCCATGAAAATTTCATTTAGTCTCATGGAAGTATTGTTAAAATGCAAGTAACGTAATAGACCTTCAGGAGAAAGTGGCAGCTTTAAATTTTACTCTTTCCAATCTTTGCAGGAGTAATGAGAATTTATAGAAGAACAGGACAAAGGTTCACATGGAAATGCAGCACAGCAGACCTacaggaaatgcacaaagcttGAGGCCGTTCACTGAGAGCTCTTCTGCTGGCTATTTTGATAGCATCCCAGGACCCAGAATAAGTCTCCTCTGGAGAGAAAACCTGAGAACATCTTCTTCAAACTCTCCACTATCAACCAGGGACCTGGAAGACTGCCTAGGGATGGTTAGCTATGCTTTCCATTGTACAGTTCTGGTGCAGTTCTTGTTTTCAACTTGGTTAACTATTAGGCTTTGCAGTTGACCCCTCCTAAGTTAAGACAAGAGTGAATCATGATAAAGAAGAAAAGTAGAGGGATTAGAGAGAGGGCTCCACTGGGAAACTGTGCTAATGTGCGGTGCAAGggcatgagttcagatccctagtacCCACCTAAAAGTTTGGCATAGTGCCTGTCACTGTAGTGATGGAGAatgggtggagacagggggatcctgTGGTTCTTagtcaggctagtcttgaataaaccatgagctctaggttcagtgtggaaccttgtttaaaaaaaataaagtagaaaagtgAGAGAAAGATAGTGGAAGTAAGCTTTCCCCTACAGAAGTACATGCACTGATGAGTGCCACCCCGTACATTATtagtacacatgtacacacacacacacacacacacacacacacacacacacacacactcactcactcacactcactgcatggaacaagagagaaagagagaaaacaaaattagaaatcttATAAACTTGGAAAGTTCCTGGTGTTCTTATTTTTAACTATACTATACATGAGGTTTACCCTAGCATTCCTTAATATAGAACAGATTTCTCTGGGTGTTTTAATAAGAAATTGAAAGATTGGTCTATGTATTGCAATGAGAAAAGGATCAGAATGTGTTTAGCAAGTGAACCCAATGGAACAGGGTAAAAATGAATTATCAAGAAAAGGGGAGATTTAAAAGAACAACACTGGATAGAATATAGACATTTTTGGAAGGAGACTTGTAATTGGAATTGTAGAGAGACTGtgtatacacaatatataaaataaggaCTCAAGATATTGAAGCTTACCTTTACATAATTATTAAATTTGTGAGACTGAATGATTCTAACaaatattttgctttcttatCTTTGATTGTAGGAACTGACAAccaacaatatttttattgacaGATATTAAACAATTTGAAACAATTGGAGTAGTTTCTATGGCAGAGAAGAATATGGATTATCTACTTTTTAACAACCTctcttgtgtgcatatgtgtgtgtctgactgtCTCTCTTCTTACCTATCTTTATTTGTATCTATGACATCTATATATCAGTTTACAAAGGATATGTTACAGATCTGCTTATATAGGGATCTAAGTGTTGTTGAATTATATGTATCTGTGACTCAGCTCAGGTAAGATTTCCCCTATACCTCCTTACCTCTCATTGACATTTTTACAACAAACATGTAGAATAGACAATAGGTAGGTTCCTTTGGACCACAGTCATAGAACTGCATTTTCTAGATGTCAGCATTCATACAGAGAAGACAGCTGGTTGAGTCTACATTTAACCAGGtttaaagaaataaggaaattgaGAACACCTAttgtccagttgaagagagggattctataagcaaggggcatcaagatcatgatgggaaaacctgcagagacaaccaaaccaagctagtgggaactcatgacctttagaccaacagctgtggagcctccatgggactgaaccaccgtctgcataagcaagacagttgtgtagcttgatctgcttaaggagccccctggcagtaggatcaggatccatccctggttcatgagctggctttttggagtcc includes the following:
- the LOC114698995 gene encoding ankyrin repeat domain-containing protein 26-like → MEDHLQMLELENTSLLATVKKQKAEIEHLQRHLQDTQKDLAQSSSLAQTAVQENKKLCKKHTAVITEMENMIKRLWSEVSSVKTLSESSQRELGKYRRCYLEELRNKNFLLHELNRTNNSQEESHTELHMKFEQNISASKTLSTRLVHKCSCVEKTHQLGNEDGENLAVPSSTIGSTHACMAHYPWMSENDMRELSKGLGDLKQSVQLSLETQKKQNSCVEELAGIVKPFKIINHKCEIGECGSHRDFETCQFGRRTPVSMQQYSAQTTTKPYSEFLRVTQLQQ